CCGCGGCCGCGGCGCCTGTGGACATGCTGTCCGTCGAATTCGCCAGCAAAATCTCGCGCAGGATGATCTGCAGCGGGAACAGCTCACGGTCCTTCAGGAAGATCGAAGCCCAGAACCAGCCGTTCCACTTTTCCACCGCATAGTACAGAATCATGACGGCGATCACCGGCATGGAAAGAGGCATAATGATTCTGAACAAGATCGTAAAGTGGTTGGCTCCATCGATTTTGGCCGATTCCTCCAGGCTGTCGGGCACCGCCAAAAACGCCGTGCGCATGATGATCAGGTTGAACGTATTAATCGCAAACGGCAGGATCAGGGACCATAAGGAATTGACTAACCCTACGTTTTTGACCGTAAGGTAGACCGGAATCATGCCGCCTTGAAAAAACATCGTAAACACGATCAGAAACGTAAACAATTTGTTCCACATGACGTTTTTCCGGGATAATACGTACGCGCCGAGAGCGGTCATCAGCAGATTGATGACTACACCAAAAACGACGATAAACAGCGTATTGCGATATCCTGTCAATATACCGGGGTTGGAAAAAACGCTTTTGTACGCTTCCAGGCTAAAACCGAGCGGCTTGTAGAGAAATCCCTTATGTCTGATCAATTCTCCCGCATCGCTGATGGAAGCGAAGGCGACATAAAGCAGCGGATACAGCGTCGCTGCAACAAGCAGGATCAGGAGAGCATGGATGATGATGTCAAACAGTTTATCGATCGCGCCGGACTCTCGATTCATGACAGTTCCTCCTTACCACAAGCTGTTTTCATTAACCTTGCGGCTGATGTAGTTGGCCGAGATCAGCAGGCAGAGGTTAACGATCGAGTTAAAGATACCGACCGCCGAGCTGTAGCTCCAGCTGAGCTCCAGCAAGCCTTTGCGGTAGACGAATGAGGAAATGACGTCCGCCGTATCGTAGATCGCCGGATTATAGAGCAAAATGATCTTTTCAAACCCGACGTTCAGCATGTTGCCCATCCGTAAAATGAACAGAATCGTAATCGTCGGCAGAATACCGGGAAGCGTGATATGAATCATTTGCTTCCAGCGGCTGGCCCCGTCGATCCGGGCCGCCTCAAATT
The window above is part of the Paenibacillus hamazuiensis genome. Proteins encoded here:
- a CDS encoding carbohydrate ABC transporter permease, producing the protein MNRESGAIDKLFDIIIHALLILLVAATLYPLLYVAFASISDAGELIRHKGFLYKPLGFSLEAYKSVFSNPGILTGYRNTLFIVVFGVVINLLMTALGAYVLSRKNVMWNKLFTFLIVFTMFFQGGMIPVYLTVKNVGLVNSLWSLILPFAINTFNLIIMRTAFLAVPDSLEESAKIDGANHFTILFRIIMPLSMPVIAVMILYYAVEKWNGWFWASIFLKDRELFPLQIILREILLANSTDSMSTGAAAAERFQIGETIKYATIMVSTIPILCVYPFVQKYFVKGVMIGAVKG